Sequence from the Mixophyes fleayi isolate aMixFle1 chromosome 4, aMixFle1.hap1, whole genome shotgun sequence genome:
AGTAACTGGGAGGAGTGACAGGAATAACTGGGAGGTGGGGGAGTACCTGGGAGGCGGGGGAGGAGTGACAGCAGTACCAGGAGTACCTGGGAGGAGTGACGGGAGTGCCTGGGAGGCTGGGGAGGAGTGACAGCAGTACCAGGAGTACCTGGGAGGAGTGACAGGAGTACCTGGGAGGCGGGGGAGGAGTGACAGCAGTACCAGGAGTACCTGGGAGGCGGGGGATTACCTGGGAGGTGGGGGAACTGAACTATAGTCTGACATCTGATACTGATTGGGGGACAAGGACCTGTGTAATCCAGTCTGAATTGGGGAGCGGCGTTAGTGATGACTGAGAATGTACAAGAACTCAGATATGTAACAGTGATCATGGTTATTATTGGGGTACAGTGATAGAGCTCAGATATGAAGTGGGGGGCACTGATATTCGGGGGGGGTCACATGCAGTCAGACAAGGACAGAGGTCCATCATTATACTGCAGGAAGCCGGGGAGCAGTTGCAGTGTCTTTGGGGGGACGCTGACAAATGTCGAGACTATACAGTGTCTGTCTGACAGAGCTGTGATAGGACATGTTGGTATTGGGGGCAGGGGTCTCGCCCACCCCCTCACATTAGCAGAACATCTCACCCTTTGATTTGAGGTGTGAGGACACATTGTTTTCAGCTCCTTTTGAAATGCAGCCCAGGCCGGGAGATCTGTAGATCCGGCAGGGTTTGTTGTAGTGTAATAAAGCAAGGTGTTAAAgggacagtacccccccccccccccccccctgcattccTAATCCATGGAAAGGGGGCAGAGAGGGGGATTACTGACCCCATTAATTCTTCACTCACTTTCTCTTCAGTTCCAGCAAATCACAGACATAACTCATAAGAAACTCCACAACTATAGGTGCTAAATTCCCTTTAAATCACGGATGTGTAATCCTGATCACTACAGCCAGTTATTACACCAGCTAATTAGCAGCACACATCAGGGTTATTATATGGCAGCCATGGCAATAAATCTCACTGCTATGAATTGCCCCACAGCGGTGCATGTTGGGTCTAGTGGAGAAAGTGGTTTGTGAAAACCCCCCCTCATGCCCACTCACTTATACCCTTGGGCAGACATTCCCATGCCCTCCCTTATTACCCCCAGAGGGGACACAGCATGTTATCTGCACCCATATTCTTCCCTTAGGAGACCCCCTTATCTGCACAGCCCCCTGTGAATTCCTGCATATTATCTGCTGTATGTATCACACCCTGTGGGATCCCCACCCAGATAACCTGGCACCAAGGTATCACACAGCTGCAGTACCAGCAGCGGCCACCTGAGGGCAATAGAGATTGACTGACAGTAGTAGCAACAGACAGTACACCCCAATGCCCCCAGCTTGTCAATGTAATACGTAATCAGCACTTTATCTCTGATATCAGCTAGGAGTGCAGACACCTCGTACCCCCAGGGGCTCCTGACTGATATCTGCCATGTTTTACATACTTCACAATGTATTGTCAACACTCCACAAAAGGTCAATGAAATACACAGCTACCATAGAAATCACATGACGTACACTGCAGCAATTAGGCATGCTGGTtcctgtagttccacagcagctggagagacgCAGACTGCCTTAACCTACCGTAGAGCTGGTGATGTACATTCAGGTAgattacacacatacattatacaccCCTAGGATGGTAAAGGGTTAAACACAGTACAGCTACTGCGGGAACAAATTATATAGCAAATACATTGCATAGGGAATAGCCGATAATTTAAGCAATAAAATACCAGTTCTGGTGGATTTAAGTAATCGTAATTTTTATACCATAAACTTTGATCCTTCTattgaaatattgttttatatatattattatatattttattggtaaAGACCAGGAACAATCCCACCACCTTCAGTGAtcatttgggtgtaggtctgttgGATTCTATGATTCATACCTCTGTACACAGAGCATCCTGATTGAACCCAAGACTCAGAGCTACAGAGCAGCTAATTACTAttccccccctcccacacacacacccattgCGCTTTAACTGTATCCCCTGTGTTATCGTTTAGCTCTGTTTCAATTTCCCAAACATTAGATTGCCAGTTCTTCTCCCTGAGGTTTAGGAAAGCATAAATAACAATATAAGTAGCAATACTACCTCTATGACTAGATAGGATCCTAGTTAGTAATATCAGTATTTATACTCTGCTAGAGATAAAGGATCAACATATAAAGCTTAGTATATaattttctatacattttaaattacGTTACACTGTCTAGACCGGGAAACAACTGTTATATTGAAGTATTATTAGTGATACACGGAGGTTCCTGTGCGACAGAACACAGGATACAATTACCTGGAATGTTAAGAAAAGATTATTTGTAGATTATTCgtttactgacctctctagagatccgCAGTATGTTCTTACTGCAGcagatacatgtgtatatattctatatttatgTTATTCACAGTGCAGAGCCCTGTAATATGTTGTCACATTCTGGGGTTTGTGTCACAGCAACAAttaaatgttgtggttttgttccaatatttctgttcttattgtactatatgtaaatATCAGTTGTCTCCCAGAATGTCTCCAGCGTTACCTGTCCTCACTTTCCCGTATATGACACAGAGGGTCTGATTTAGCGCTGTACGTAGGTGCTTTTGCGCAATGTAATGATGCATCTTCCTGGAAGATTGCTGCCTGGGGTCGGTGGCTACACGTATCTATCACTTGTGGCCCTTGTAGGGTCAGATCAGGGGCATTTACCTATAAGGACAGTACAGTGAGGACCAACAGACGCACTTAGATAAACGGGGAGCAAAGGATATGGAGTTAATGATATTTGTGCATTTTCTATACAATACATTTTAGGTTACACCTGTCTTAAGATCCTAATCAAAACATAGACGTGAAAACGCAACTGTGCAGGTTCATCGTATGCAAACCTGGCACCGTACGGCCCTCTCTATATCCGGGCTCTGTCTTTTCCTAGACTAGAAATGGAATCCGAACCAATACTGTCAATGCGACCGCCGAACCTCCTTTGTCCCTATCGTTGTATATTTATAAACACGACATCTAAATGTACAGCCCTCTCTCCGGTCCTgacgttctctctctctctatctttcccGCAGGAAGCAGAGAAGCCGCTTTCACGTACGCTATCAGCGCGGCAGGAGTGGTGAACGCCATCAGCCGAGCCTGCCGCGAGGGGGAGCTGTCCACGTGTGGTTGCAGCCGGACGCCTCGTCCCAAAGACCTACCCCGGGACTGGCTGTGGGGGGGCTGCGGGGACAACGTGGAGTACGGCTACCGCTTTGCCAAGGAGTTTGTGgacgcgagagagagagagaaaaattacCCAAAGGGGTCGGAGGAGCAGGCTCGGGCATTGATGAACCTCCAGAACAACGAGGCTGGGCGCCGGGTAAGTTGATTTCGCTCATCGTAACTTATAACATATTTAACTCTTTCTAGAACCATTGTGAATGTCTATTCTCTTTCCTTATTCCTTATTCACTGTCTAGAGCCAGTGGCTTCAGTATGCAAATTAGGGAGGCATCACTTTCAACAATATGTTCATTGTGCAGTGAGCAACAGGATTCCTGCAGTATATGTATCAGTATAGAAAGGGGCAATTTGTTGCTTTAATGACACTTGGTGTGAGTATAGCACATGCGGAGatacatatgcatacatacacatgcacatataTGGTTTTTCCCCCTGGTAGGAGGTCACGGTTCTCACCTGTTCGAGAATGCCTTCACAGCATAATTGGATTGTTAGCTAAGTACATGCAGCTGCTGGGCAATGTAAGGGGCTCAGCTGATCTAACAGAGACATTATATAATCTGTATGTTCCCTAATACATAGACCTGGTCCAAAGACAACCAGGGCAGGAATGAGAGTTCAAGAGAGAGTTAATGAGAATATATCTTGACAAATAACAGATTTAGTGGAAGATGTGCTtggtgtatatattatttttatctgaGTGTTCAGTTGTTTTTTGGGAAGGGTGGGGGGTGGTCTTGTTAAAAGCAGCATTGCACTTACAATTTAAAATTTATAACCAGTGTTGGCAGTTTTACTCTTTTCAAGATTTGCAAATATTTGGGGcgtgttttaaaaattaaattagacCATATTCTTCAAGCGGTGTTACAATGAAACAGATTGTCGTTAAAAAGTTGTTGaataggaaaaaaaagtttttaaagtcTTTTGAAAACTAGTTTTGAGGCCCAAAGTTTATTCACAATGTCTGTTCAATCTTATGTTCCTTGGAatagcttttttttattcttagtaTTTTATTGCAGTTTCTAAGAGCGCTAGACTGCTTTTGGGATGGGAAAGCTCGCCCATGTCTGTACTAATCTCCATCCCATTTGCCGTTTGTGCACCTTTGGTTGCTGAACTCTCGGACACGACCTTTTACAGCAGTGGGCAGCCCTGTCATTATAACAGCATGTATGATCTTTAGCCCCTTGTCCTGAATATAACTCAGAGGGTCTATAACGGACCCCTGGATTGAATAAACAAGAGCCGGCGCCGCCAGGTGAGACTGACTGCTGTTTGCGGCTCTTGTAGAGTCTCGGCGGCTCTGTCCGATCAATAAAACTAAAGAAAGATGAGAAAAgtgtaactttattgttccattaaTGACGCGACAAACAGCACACATGCAAAAACAGATTTTCTGCTGAGTTGAACCCGCGGGTGTCATCCTCACCAAATGTCCTGATGGGGCAGCTATGTCAGGAATCTGGTCTGGTGTGGAGGTGTCAGGACTTCTCTGGAGGTTACACAGACCACCACCTCCCCTTACTGgccatataataaatacaatctCACCTAAGGGCCAGCGCCCCCACTCTCACTGTAATAAAGTGGCAATCACACCTCCCACACTGCACAAATGTTGTCCTCTCGGGCAGAGGTGGGGGCTGTTTATTCTCACTCTGCTCTCTGGTTTTATGGCCCACAGTTCTTTGTTTATGTCTTGTGCTCTTGTTCTGGCAACTTCCTCTCTTTtcagctgcccccctcctccccctgccATTAACTCAGGACCCCCACTCACTTTCCTTTCCCCTGTTTGTCCTACCTGGGATCCTTTATTACCTCTTCTGTGTTTGACTTTCAGAGACTTCTAAGGGTCCCACTAACCCTTCCCGTGGCGACAGCTCAGCTAGTCAATAGTCTGGCGGTGGCGTTTTTTTTGTCTCAAGAGCTTACAGTTTCTGATTTCCCAGAAAGCACAGCCGATCTAGTCTGATTTGTTTGATCCTGGCGTTTCCACTGGACTGAAGGACTTGAAATTGATCTCGTCCTACAGTCACCTAATGGGACACTTTGTGCACCTTCCATTTGCAATTTGACAGAgaaaaataatgctttattattaaaataaagtattttttccttgtttttttgtaaataaagttgtggggtgggcttggttttttttaaaaaaacaaaaaaaaaacaaaacaaaactttatacTTCATGTTTTTCTATACTGAATCTGGAGCGAGAAACCcaattcatcttcatcatcatcatcatcatcatcatttatttatatagcgccgctaattccgcagcgctgtacagagaactcattcacatcagtccctgccccattggagcttacagtctaaatttcctaacatacacaaagacagagagagactggggtcaattttttatagtaaccaattaacctaccagtatgtttttggagtgtgggaggaaaccggagcacccggaggaaacccacgcaaacacggggagaacatacaaactccacacagataaggccatggccgggaattgaactcatgaccccagtgatgtgaggcagaagtgctaaccactgagccacgtgCTGACCATCTAACCCACTTACGAGCTTTCAGTGGGTGTGCGCAGAGGGACCCTGCATTGTCCTAACGAGCGTTGCCTCAGCCGCCCAGTGTCTACATTTTCTTGTTCTATTGGGCGGTAGAAGGTTTTATATCTCTGAAATAAGGAGCGTTATAATATATCCCATATCCCCCAATATGAATAGATAGACCCTTTAAATGAGATATTACAGAGGCTTCGGGGGGTACAGGCTGCGTAGTTAGTGGAGCAGCCTCACTTCACGGTGGGAGTTATCGGCCTGTACGTTTTATGTGACGTCTTTCTGCACCATCCaggtgtaaatatatatttattatatgcaatAAAAAGCCCCCGTGTGACCCATGTAACAACCACAGTGCCGACGTCCCCTCCCTCTCGTGACGTATAGAAGGCAGAAATGAGGCTTCGGGGATCAGTAatttatgggaaaaaaaatataaatgaatttaGAGAGTGGTCTGATGGAGACAACAGGCCGAAGAAGTGACATTAACCAGAGTGTGCGTCGCCTTATGGGTCCGCAGTCCCGCCAATGACCGCACAAAGCGCTTAAATAGAGGCGCTCACAGAGAATATCAGGCCGGCACTTTTGTATACGACAGTGAAATAGATTACAACACAAACGCTCTGTGCGGCTGCATATATTGCGGATAGTTAATGAGCTTTGTGTGAAGTTCTGCATGTGAcgtatttaatttaataacattcccaGCTAAGGGCTAATCTACACCAAGGACTGGTCGGCTGTGACATCCCTAATGTTACATGGAGTTATATTGGTGATTGTCACTTTACAATGTAACCAGCGACTGCAATACAGAAACCGCTCAGTATTCATAGACTCAAAGCTCGTAGATTATTTATAAAAGCATAAATGGGGCGCATGAAATTTctacagcactttataaataaaatactagtTCTAATAACTACATGGATGGAGGTTTGTGACGTTCTCTCTCACATTGGCTTTTCCTTGTACCTATTACTGTCTCCGTTCAGTAAACAGCTCCCCACTGTTAAGACACCTGTGACAAAGGTCCTCCTTGCAGGTGAATTGTCTCCCAGCTCCTGCAGTCTCTCCCACACACATTGTACTATGTGGTGTTAGTTTAGGTCATTGTGCAGAACTAGCTGACCCCAGGCCGGACTCTGCCTCCCCTCCAGATCTAAGACCCCCTGCAGGAGCCCTAATTGCGGAGCTTGTACATGAGGAAGTGAAGCCTTTTAATATGGAAATCCCGAAAAGTCTCTTTGAACAAGAATCAgcatttcctttttcttttacaaatattCAGCTTTGTTCTTATTCTAAAATATGCAGCAACTTATAGCTTAGGACCAGTTTATTATCTTTTACACCTGTCCTGTTATCGATGATCGGATCCAGAACGGGTGTATACAGAGAGATGgaggagaagggggagggggaggggggtgcggATCAGGACTTTGTAGATGGGGAGGGAAGTTGGATACTGGCAGGAATGGGGAGCCAGGGAAGGGAATTGTATAGCGGTGAGAGACGATGGATTGTTCTAGACAAGTTAGTGGGATGCCAAACAGGACGAGGTTGTAGTAgtccagacgggagatgatgagagtttTGATAGCATCAAGGGTGAGGAGGGGCAGATTGTGGTGATGTTATCAAGGTGTCAGGATTGGGAGCGAGACTGGATGTTGTGGTTGAAGAAGAGGGTGGCGTAGAGATGGAGGTCACCAGAGCAATGGGCATGATAgatagaggagaggggggagcagactTTGGAGGGAGGGAAGATGATCAGCGCAGTGTTTGGCATGTTAAGCTGTAGTTAGCAGTGagacatccaggagaagatggcagGCAGGTGGGCACACAGAATAGTAGCGGAGGGAGAGGTCCAgggaggtagatttgggtgtcgtcGCTGTAGTGGAGGCCAACGAGCTGGTTAGTTCACCATGTGAGGAGAGCAGAGGGCTGAGGACGGGAGAAGAGGGGGTGGAGGAGCTGGAGAGGTGGGAATTGGaccaggagagaacagtgacGCGGAGTCGaatggagtgaagggtgagcAGGTGAAGAGGGCGGTCGTCCGTGTTGAAAGCAACAGAGAGATTGAGAAGGACGAGTACGGAGAATATAACTTATAACTTGTCTAAGAGAAGATGACAGCACGTCATCCTTAGATGTGTGTTCTGTAACTCATGACAGAAAGTGTCACAATTctacatttgtgtgtttattaatacAGTTTTATGTGCACATATTAATGCATTCACCTTATAAAAAGGACCTAGATGGAGCAAAAGGTCATGTTCCATATGGTTCAGTCTGGTAGACATAATACTTGGGTCTACTTACAATTGTAGTGTATGTGGTGCTCTAGCACCACCTGCAGGTTCTTACCTCACACTGCACACCACTGTGTCTGATGTGTTGTAACTTTTTGTTCAATAACTGAATAATTTAACCTCCAACTAGAAGCGTCTGTTTAGTTTCATCAGCAGAGAAAAACCTACAAGATTTAAAAATTTCAAAAACATTGGGATTTTCTCTTAGCGGAAAATTTATATTCTTGAAACTAATCAGAAATTGGTGCAGCCGGAGGTATTCCCTGTGTACTAATAACTTACACAAATGCTCTCGCATACGGCTGGTCAGACACGCAGACTCGCACATATATAATGCACACGGGTCAGGTCAGAATAACGGAGGCAGCTGTCTTGGGCCACAGTTTATAGAGGGCAGAAAAAtctatttagtttttattttcactAATGTGAGTGTCTTCTATCATTTAAGGCTTGCAGGCTCACCCATGATGCATTACCTGGATTTCACCAGGAGGTGGCAGCAACATGGACAGACCAGATATATTGCTGCATAGCTCAGTCTGAGGACCGCACTGTCGGGACTCAAGGTGCTGACTACAGTCAGGAGTCCGTGATCCATGCTGTGTTCACCTTCTGCGGAATCGGCACTTAGGGTAGAGATGGAGCCGTTTCTGTTACCCCCTTCAGCAGATGGGATACGGCTCCAACTGGGCTGTAAATATAGCATTATTAATAATTAGCAGCCTAGAGATGGTAACAAACAGTGCTATGGTGAATGATTTTCCCCTGACCGCCATTTTTCTCTTCTCTCCTAGGCTGTGTACAAATTGGCCGACGTAGCCTGCAAGTGCCACGGGGTGTCTGGTTCCTGCAGCCTGAAGACCTGCTGGCTGCAGCTGGCCGACTTCCGCAAAGTGGGCGAGTACCTGAAGGAAAAGTACGACAGCGCGGCCTCCATGCGGCTCAACCGCCGCAGCAAACTGGAGCAAGTCAACCAGCGGTTCAACGCGCCCACCGCGGAGGACCTGGTGTACCTGGACACCAGCCCGGACTACTGCCTGCGCAACGAGACCACGGGGTCGCTGGGCACGCAGGGCCGGCTCTGCAACAAGACCTCAGAGGGCATGGACGGGTGTGAGCTGATGTGCTGCGGGCGAGGCTACGACCAGTTCAAGACGGTGCAGGTGGAGCGCTGTCACTGCAAATTCCACTGGTGCTGCTTTGTCAAGTGCAAGAAATGTACGGAGATTGTGGACCAGTACGTGTGCAAGTAACGCGCCAACTCCCAGAGTCCTCTGCTCTCCCCAGTGCTGCTGCTTCTCCACCGACACCCCCTTCACTGTGCACCCAGTGGCCCCCGTCTTCCCCACAGCACGAAGAAGGGAAgcgaaaaatatatatgtataggatataaaagtaaatatatatatgtagatatatatttttatatgtgtataAAGGAAAGAAAGTGTGGGAATGGGCACTGATTACCAGGGATCCGCAGCGCTGACAGGGTGGACGGTCCGTGGGCAGCTTAATTTAAGTTGGTCCCTGTATGTGGACTCACTGGGATGATCCCTACTGTCCACCAACAGCAATTTGGAGAAGATCAAATCTTTCAAGGAAAGACTGAGCTGGCAACGGGGGACGTGAGGGTGGCCATGTTTGAATCTCCTTTGCCAGCACTTTTGTTTTGACCTGTGCCGCAGAAATGTTCAGGACTTATCGATCAAATAAGGGAAGGGACAATCGGATGATTCCCGCCGGGACTACGAGTGGACATCGGCTGGACTTGGCTTGTGAGCCCATTGACTGACAGGATTACAGGATTTCCTCTCATCTCAGCACATTTTGATACCCTGCCACTGAATACAATAACCCATCGCTCCATCGTTCCTGAAGGCGCTCTGGACTGTTGCGCCCGTAGAGCGATTCGGAGCCTCTAGAAACACAATCACGACCTTTTACGATTTGTGACACTGCAAAACTATCTACTACTTCCAAAGTCAGACTGCATTATATATCAGTGCTGAGCATCCCTGTAAGAGAGGGGAAACTAGCTCTTACTGGAGTTGTCCACTTTTGGATACCCCCCCCCTCTTTCAGtagtattccccccccccccccattagggCCTTGGTGGGGGTCAGCGGCATCCAACGACCCCCCCTGTTATCGGGATCATAGGAGGAGGAACAAAGTGCTTTCAGCGTGACGCCATCCTTGGCTTTCTGCGCTATAGACGGGAGGTGTATAACTAATAGACACACAGACACCACATTAATTACATCCAGCCGGGAAAGGATCGCAGAAGAAAAGCACTTTGCTCCCCCTGCTATGATCTGATCATAGTggggatcccccccccccccaagcacttgtTGGGGTACAAGTGGGCACTATGGAAAGAGACGCCTATAGAAAAGTGGACAGGTTTATATTCAATAAAAGACATGGATATATGTTATTCTGTACAGTGCACCTCATCTccgtatttttacatttattaagagAAATACATCTTAATATATAGCTTCATCTCAAACTAAAATGATTCTAATTGAAATAGCAGCCATAGAATTTAATGtaacagtgccacctagtgggCGAGGTAGAAACAACACCTAG
This genomic interval carries:
- the WNT5B gene encoding LOW QUALITY PROTEIN: protein Wnt-5b (The sequence of the model RefSeq protein was modified relative to this genomic sequence to represent the inferred CDS: deleted 1 base in 1 codon), whose translation is MQGPRSCWRSAERSCPGGSMRLLLITVLLPLVGANSWWSLALNPVQRPEMYIIGAQPLCSQLTGLSPGQRKLCQLYQDHMVYIGEGAKTGIKECQQQFKQRRWNCSTVDNTSVFGRVMQIGSREAAFTYAISAAGVVNAISRACREGELSTCGCSRTPRPKDLPRDWLWGGCGDNVEYGYRFAKEFVDAREREKNYPKGSEEQARALMNLQNNEAGRRAVYKLADVACKCHGVSGSCSLKTCWLQLADFRKVGEYLKEKYDSAASMRLNRRSKLEQVNQRFNAPTAEDLVYLDTSPDYCLRNETTGSLGTQGRLCNKTSEGMDGCELMCCGRGYDQFKTVQVERCHCKFHWCCFVKCKKCTEIVDQYVCK